Part of the candidate division WOR-3 bacterium genome, AGACGGCACAGCCATTCCTTGTATGAGCCCGAGAGACTGAAATGGTGGTTGAGGAATTTGATTTCAAGTATTATGTCCGCCGCCAGACTCAGGGTTTCTGCCGGAAGGCTTGTTGGATATCTGACTGGCAGGTGGGGATCGAACAAGGAGATTAGGGTGCTGTGCTGGACACCGCTGTTAAAACCGGTTGATATGTTGAGATATGGTGTTGCGTAGGTTATAGACAGTCGGGGGGAAGGGAAACTTCTATTCACCAGAGAACCCAGTTTTAGGTGAAAGTTCCCGACATTGACCTGAGTATAGAGTGAAGGTTTTATCCGCTGCCCGGTGTACACGCCGGTCATCTCGAATTGTGGTATATAACTTAACCGGTCAAAAGTAAAGAGGATCCTTCCTGAAGCTTCTCGTACTGTTTCATTATTCAACTCCCAGTGATTGTAATCGAGCGCACCGCTTGTGACCAATGAGCGTGAAAACAGATTGAATTCGAACCCTGGTGAGATGTTTTTATATTCCTCATCTCTCGTTACCAGATCCGCCCTCAACCGGGGTTTTAGCCAGATAGTAGGTCCGAACATCGCGTAGGACAACGATGCGCTGCCTATGTCTGCAGTGTCCCATTCGTTCGTCCGACTATAGGCTGCATCGAGTGAGAGATTCCAAAGACAAAGGTCGACACCGGCGCCGAAGAAATGGCCGGCATAGCCGTTGAAGCGAAGGGTATCAGAGGTCTGCACGGACAATAGCTGTGGTTCGGGAAAGTCACTCTTTGAAAGATCGGGGAGAGGCGGTAGGGAATCATAGGTTGCCAGCAGCAGAACGACCAGAATCATATAACTCGATTACCTGACAGTGAACAATGTTATTGAAAGGTCTGATGAACGGTCGAAAATTCCCTTGGTGTTCCCACAAAGATAATTCATGAGGTTCTTACCTCCAAGATATATACTACATCAAATTCGCTATATTCTCTGCATAGGGGCAGGTGATTATGCCGTGCTCGGTTATGATGCCACTGATCAACTCCGAAGGCGTTACATCGAATGCCGGGTTGCATATTTTCGCCGCAGGTGCAACCACACATCTGTCATTAAACGTTCTGATCTCCTCTTCTGCTCTCTCTTCGATCGGTATCTGGTCGCCCGATGCGATTCTGAGGTCGAATGTTGATGATGGTGCTGCAACGTACAGCGGGATTTTGTAGTAACTGGCAATTATCGCCAACCCCTTTGTACCGATCTTATTTGCCACGTCGCCGTTGGATGCAATGCGGTCCGCTCCAACTAGTACGAGTTTCATGCCGGCCATGAAATTTGCGGCCATGTTGTCGCAGATCGTGTAGGTGTCGATACCGTTCTTCGTGAGTTCCCATGAAGTCAATCGCGCGCCCTGCAGCAGTGGTCGTGTTTCACAGGAGAAGACGGAGAATTTTTTCCCTTGTTGGCTGGCCGTGTATAAAACACCGAGTGCCGTGCCTATACCACTCGTGGCGAGAGCGCCGGCATTACAGTGTACCATGATCTTTGCGTTGTCGTTTATCAAATCCGCTCCGTACCTTCCTATTGCCGCGCACGCCTCTTTGTCTTCTGTTTCTATTGCCTTTGCTTCTGCCAATAGTTCGGCGAAATGGTCGCCGGATCCTGCGAGTCTTTTCTCCATGCGGTCGATCGCCCATGAGAGATTGACTGCAGTTGGCCTGGCAGATTTGATGAGGGCACATGCCTTCTTTATTGACTCTTGATCGCCAATTCGGGCAGCCAAGACCACACCATATGCTGCCGCAACACCAATGAGCGGCGCGCCCCTGATATTCATATGCCGGATTGCCCTGCGGACATCCTCGGCGGTTTTGAGGGTCAGGTATACTTCTTCTTCAGGAAGTTTTGTTTGATCGAGAATTGTTAATTCATTCGTCTTACTGTTATATTCGACTGTCTTGAAATCTAGCATTACTCTTTGATACCGGATTGTTTCCTTGCTGCCTTTATAACATTGTGCAAGAGCATGGTGATTGTCATTGGTCCGACTCCACCCGGAACAGGTGATATGGCACTTGCCTTTTCACTTACCTCTTCGAAATCAACGTCGCCGATCAGCCTGAAACCGCTTTTCTTCGTGGCATCTTCGATACGATTCACGCCGACATCAATTACCACCGCTCCCGGCTTGACCATGTCAGCGTGTACCGTGTGAGGTCTTCCGGCTGCGACAACGAGAATGTCCGCAAGGCGGGTGATTTCGCTCATGTTTTTTGTTCCAGTATGACATATCGTTACCGTTGCGTTAGCTTCCTTTTTCTTCTGGACGAGCAGCAAGGCGAGTGGCTTGCCGACAATGTTGCTTCTGCCTACGATCACTACATGCTTGCCCGAGACGTCGATGTCATTGCGCGAGAGCATCTTCTGGATCCCATGTGGCGTGCCGGGAACATAGCCGGGGGCACCGATCATCAGTCTGCCTACGTTTATCGGATGAAAGCCGTCGACGTCCTTCTCCGGGTCAATTGCATACAGGACCTTCTCCTCGTTGATATGATCGGGTAGGGGAAGCTGGACGAGTATCCCGTTGACCTTCGGGTCATTGTTCAGATCGGCAATCAGCTTGAGCAGGCTGTTCTCTTCATAATTAGCGTCGAATTTATACTTATTGACCTCAATGCCCACTTCAGCACATGCCTTCTCCTTGCCTTTAACGTACGACAATGAGCCAGGATCATCGCCGACCAGTATAACGGCAAGGGACGGAACGAGGCCGTGTTTTTCCTTCAATTTAGACAATTCTGCTTTCATTTCATCGCGCATCTTTTGCGCAAGTTCTTTGCCACTCAGTATCTTTGCCATCAAACCTCCCTTGAAGCTCCTGATTCAAATGTAAAGAGATATGGATTTCCGTAACATATCAAGGAACCATTACAAAAAGGACTGAAGCCACGGATTTCCGTGAGATATCAGTGGCTCATCCAAAATATCATAGCCAAAATGATTGCATTGTCAATCTTGGCTTTGCCGACCTTGACATCCTTGGCAAAAGGTGTAAAATTAAAACTAAGGAGGACTCATGTCAAAGGTCAGAGTCGCAATCATTGGTGTGGGAAATTGTGCTTCCAGTTTGGTCCAGGGCATTCATTACTATCGCAATGCCAAAGAAGGAGATATAATTCCAGGTATCATGCACGCCCGGCTGGGTGGGTATCACATTGAAGATATTGAATTCTCGTTTGGCATAGATATTGACAAGAACAAGGTTGGAAAGGATCTGGCCGAAGCAATATATACGAAGCCTAATAATACTTTCAAGTTTTGTGATGTGCCAAGGTTGAACGTGCCCGTCGTGAGGGGCATGACCCATGATGGATTGGGCTTTTATTTGTCGCAAATCATCCAAAAAGCACCCGGCCCGACCGCTGATATCGTCGGCTTACTGCGTGAAACCAAGACAGACGTGGTGATCAATTATTTGCCTGTGGGTAGCGAAGAAGCGACGAAATGGTATGTTGAACAGGTACTGACCGCAGGATGTGCTTTCATTAACTGTATTCCGGTTTTTATAGCCAGTGAGAAATACTGGCAGAAACGGTTTGTCGAAAAAGGCATTCCAGTATTGGGCGATGATATCAAGTCGCAGGTTGGTGCAACGATCCTGCACCGTGTTCTGGTCAATCTCTTTAACGATCGAGGCGTTAAACTTGAGCGGACGTCACAGCTCAATGTCGGCGGCAATACAGATTTTCTGAACATGCTCGAACGCTCAAGATTGGTATCTAAGAAAGTATCGAAAACCAGGGCAGTGACTTCCCTTCTGCATTATGATATTGGTGAAGATAATATATATATCGGTCCTTCTGACTACGTGGCTTGGCTAAAAGACCGCAAATGGGCGCATATGAGACTCGAGGGTCGCACTTTCGGTGACGTACCGTTGAATATCGAATTGAAACTCGAAGTCTGGGATTCTCCGAACTCTGCCGGCGTGGTCATCGACGCCGTGAGATGCGCAAAACTCGCTCTTGATAATAGACTGAGCGGCGCCATGGTTGGGCCATCCAGTTATTTCTTCAAATCTCCGCCAGTGCAGTTTCCTGATTATATATGCCGCGAAAAGACTGAGAAATACATTAAGAGATATACTAAAGGGAAAAAACGAAAATAGGACAACGGTAGTCCCGGATGCATGGCGTTAAACGCGGAATATTGATCAGTTTTGAGGGAGTCGAGGGTTCGGGGAAAACTACTCAGGCCAAAGCGCTGGTAGATTGGTTGGCCGCAGGTAAGATCCCACATATATTTGTGAGAGACCCGGGGAGCACAGAGATCGGCGAGAGGGTAAGAGATATTCTCCTCGATAGAAAGAACCGAGGCATGCACGCCAAGTGTGAAGTGTTGTTGTTTTTGGCAGCTCGAAGTCAGTTGGCATATGAAGTACTACTGCCGGCTCTCAAGGATAAAAAGATCGTAATTACAGATCGTTTTTCCGATTCTACTTTTGCCTACCAGTGCTACGCGCGCGGTCTGCCGCTGCGTTTGATCACTATTTTCAACCGATTTGCTGCTGCGGGATTGAAACCCGATCTGACTTTTCTTGTTGATATCGATGCGGCAAAGCGCCGGGAGCGGGGCAAATATATTGACCGGATGGAGACTGAAGCCGAAGGTTATCATCAGAAGGTGCAGCGCGGCTTTCAATTGATGGCAATGCGTGCAAAGAAGCGATATAGAGTACTGGATGGTGAGAAATCAGTCGATGCGCTTCACCGTG contains:
- the mtnA gene encoding S-methyl-5-thioribose-1-phosphate isomerase — encoded protein: MLDFKTVEYNSKTNELTILDQTKLPEEEVYLTLKTAEDVRRAIRHMNIRGAPLIGVAAAYGVVLAARIGDQESIKKACALIKSARPTAVNLSWAIDRMEKRLAGSGDHFAELLAEAKAIETEDKEACAAIGRYGADLINDNAKIMVHCNAGALATSGIGTALGVLYTASQQGKKFSVFSCETRPLLQGARLTSWELTKNGIDTYTICDNMAANFMAGMKLVLVGADRIASNGDVANKIGTKGLAIIASYYKIPLYVAAPSSTFDLRIASGDQIPIEERAEEEIRTFNDRCVVAPAAKICNPAFDVTPSELISGIITEHGIITCPYAENIANLM
- the folD gene encoding bifunctional methylenetetrahydrofolate dehydrogenase/methenyltetrahydrofolate cyclohydrolase FolD, encoding MMAKILSGKELAQKMRDEMKAELSKLKEKHGLVPSLAVILVGDDPGSLSYVKGKEKACAEVGIEVNKYKFDANYEENSLLKLIADLNNDPKVNGILVQLPLPDHINEEKVLYAIDPEKDVDGFHPINVGRLMIGAPGYVPGTPHGIQKMLSRNDIDVSGKHVVIVGRSNIVGKPLALLLVQKKKEANATVTICHTGTKNMSEITRLADILVVAAGRPHTVHADMVKPGAVVIDVGVNRIEDATKKSGFRLIGDVDFEEVSEKASAISPVPGGVGPMTITMLLHNVIKAARKQSGIKE
- a CDS encoding inositol-3-phosphate synthase, giving the protein MSKVRVAIIGVGNCASSLVQGIHYYRNAKEGDIIPGIMHARLGGYHIEDIEFSFGIDIDKNKVGKDLAEAIYTKPNNTFKFCDVPRLNVPVVRGMTHDGLGFYLSQIIQKAPGPTADIVGLLRETKTDVVINYLPVGSEEATKWYVEQVLTAGCAFINCIPVFIASEKYWQKRFVEKGIPVLGDDIKSQVGATILHRVLVNLFNDRGVKLERTSQLNVGGNTDFLNMLERSRLVSKKVSKTRAVTSLLHYDIGEDNIYIGPSDYVAWLKDRKWAHMRLEGRTFGDVPLNIELKLEVWDSPNSAGVVIDAVRCAKLALDNRLSGAMVGPSSYFFKSPPVQFPDYICREKTEKYIKRYTKGKKRK
- the tmk gene encoding dTMP kinase, whose protein sequence is MHGVKRGILISFEGVEGSGKTTQAKALVDWLAAGKIPHIFVRDPGSTEIGERVRDILLDRKNRGMHAKCEVLLFLAARSQLAYEVLLPALKDKKIVITDRFSDSTFAYQCYARGLPLRLITIFNRFAAAGLKPDLTFLVDIDAAKRRERGKYIDRMETEAEGYHQKVQRGFQLMAMRAKKRYRVLDGEKSVDALHREVVNHVKEILVRKGYKI